The Elusimicrobiales bacterium nucleotide sequence AGACTACCGCGGCACCGGGTCAAAGCCGCCGGGGTTGAACGGATGGCATCTGGCAACGCGCTTTGCGGAGAGGAACAGCCCTTTCACCGGCCCATGCAGCGATACGGCTTCAATCGCATAATCCGTGCAGGAAGGCGCGAAACGGCACACCTTCGGTCCCAGCACGGGCCGCGCAAATTTGACAATCCGCAGCGCAAAGCACACCGCCGCGGAAAACGGACTAGCCCGCATAAATTCCGGCCTTCTTCCAGATGCGGAGAACCGCCTTCTCCATGTCCCCGCATGCGCCGAGGTTTCGGTCCGACCTCGGGCACATTATCATTTCGCAGCCGTCCGCTATGAGACGGCGATGCAGTCTGAAAACTTCCCTTATAAGCCTGCGCGCGCGGTTTCGCTTAACCGCGCAGCCCAGCGCTTTCTTCGACACTATAACGCCCAGCCGCTGCCCCGCGCCTTCGGCGCGCAGGTGCCACATCGCGAAATCCCTGTCGGAAGTTTTCACTCCGTGGGAAAACAGCCGCTGGAAATCCCTTTTCAACAGCAGCCGGCAGCCGCGCGGAAAATCGTTGGCGGGCTGCACGGGCGGTTACGGCTTCGGAATAAGATGAACGCGGCCCTTGCGTCTGCGCGCGCTGAGCACTTTCCTTCCGCCCTTGGTTTTCATCCGCGCGCGGAAGCCGATGGCTTTCGCCCGTTTTCTTCTGTTCGGTCTGTATGTAGGTAGCATAATATCGTATTATAATAAATCCCGGGCACGGGCACAAATGATTTTAACGGACACCGCCATAACGCTCCTGCGCGTCAACACGCGCGAAAACGACCGCGCCGCCTGCGTCTACACCAGAACGCGCGGCAAGCTGGTGCTGCATTTCCGCGGCGTGAACCGGCATCAGGGCAAGCTGAAGGCCTTCGCGGAGCCGCTCTCCTGCGCCGAGCATCGCTACAGCTTCAGGCCCGGCGCGCTGACCGGCACCGCCGCCGGCGGCAAGCTGATAACCGTTTTTCCCGGAATCCGGCGGGATTACTCAAAGCTGGTGCTGGCGCTGCATTTCTGCGAGCTGCTGCACCAGATGACGCCGGCTTCCCAGCCCAATCCCCTGAAATACGACCTGCTGGAAAGCGCGCTGCGCCACCTTGATTCCGCCGCCGCGCCCGGCGCCATGCGCCATGCATTCACGCTCCGGCTTATGGCGCTTGCCGGCTTCGGGCTGGACCGCCCCGTTCTGGGGATAGACAGGGAATTCTGGCGCAAGCTTCATCACGCGGATTTTTGCGATTTGGAATGCGGCGATGACGAACTGGAATATCTTCCCAGAACGGAAACCGTGCTGCGGCGTTTTTTCGCCTCGCAGCTCAACCGCCCGCCGAACTCGCTGGCATTGATTGAGGCTCCGCCGGAACCCGCCGCCGCGCTTCCCTGCTGTGCAATTCCTCAAGGAATTACGTGAAATCCGGTAAAATATCAGGCTGACTCCGCCGGGATGGCGAAGGAGAAAGCGCTGCCCTTGCCCGCCTCGCTTTCAAACCGGACGGCGCCTTTGTGCAGTTCCGCCAGTTTTTTTACCAGCGCAAGCCCCAGTCCGGTGCCGGGTCTTTCCGCGTCAACCTGCGAAAAGGGCTTGAACAGCTTGTCCGTGTCCTGCGGCCTGACGCCGATACCAGTGTCCCTGACCGTTACCACCAGGAATTTGCCGGCCCCCGGACTGGCAGAGGCGATATCGGACATCCAGCCGCCGCCAAACGCGGACGGCTCCGCCAGTTCCGCCTTTATGGAAACAGAGCCGCCCTGC carries:
- the yidD gene encoding membrane protein insertion efficiency factor YidD → MRASPFSAAVCFALRIVKFARPVLGPKVCRFAPSCTDYAIEAVSLHGPVKGLFLSAKRVARCHPFNPGGFDPVPR
- the rnpA gene encoding ribonuclease P protein component — its product is MQPANDFPRGCRLLLKRDFQRLFSHGVKTSDRDFAMWHLRAEGAGQRLGVIVSKKALGCAVKRNRARRLIREVFRLHRRLIADGCEMIMCPRSDRNLGACGDMEKAVLRIWKKAGIYAG
- the rpmH gene encoding 50S ribosomal protein L34 gives rise to the protein MLPTYRPNRRKRAKAIGFRARMKTKGGRKVLSARRRKGRVHLIPKP
- the recO gene encoding DNA repair protein RecO → MILTDTAITLLRVNTRENDRAACVYTRTRGKLVLHFRGVNRHQGKLKAFAEPLSCAEHRYSFRPGALTGTAAGGKLITVFPGIRRDYSKLVLALHFCELLHQMTPASQPNPLKYDLLESALRHLDSAAAPGAMRHAFTLRLMALAGFGLDRPVLGIDREFWRKLHHADFCDLECGDDELEYLPRTETVLRRFFASQLNRPPNSLALIEAPPEPAAALPCCAIPQGIT